AACACAAAAAGTATAATAGCGGTTGAGATAATTGCTTCGATGCGTCTTAGTTTCATACCTGTTTAATTTTCGACAATGTTAGTCAATAGCAGAGGTAAACGCAATTAAATGGGGTGAATGTGACTGTTTGTGGGGTGGATAAGACTTTCATAAGAAAATGTTTTGGTTGCTTAGATCGAATATATGAAAACTATAAAATATCTAATAATATTGATGGGGCTGTTTTTCACTACTGAAGTGCTAAGTCAAAATAATAATAACGAGATGATAACCTTTGAAAATCCTGTCACAGTTGCTGCACCTAATGGTTATTCACATGTAGTAAAGGTTGATTTGGGCAATGCTTATATGCTTGTTTTATCTGGACAAGTAGCATTTGATGAAAAAGGTGTTTTGATTGGCAAGGATAATTTTGCCAAACAAACAGAACAGGTTTTTCAGAATATTAAAAATATTATTGAAACGGCTGGCGGTACGATGGATAACTTGGTTAAACTAGGCTTTTTTGTTACGGATATAAGTCAACTTCAACAATTGAGGTCTGTTAGAGATACTTTCATCAATACTGAGCAACCTCCTGCAAGTACATTGGTGGAGGTAAAAGGACTGGTCCATAAAGATCTACTGATAGAAATTGAAGCTACGGCTATCGTTCCGAAAGGTTAGCGCTAAATGGTTTCATTTATAAATAAAAAAGTTGATCTCCCTTTACCGCTGCTTCATACGTACGTGAAAATATTAAATCGAATACATATTGCTATAAACTAAGCTTCTTACGTTTTTTGGTATGCCAACAAGAAGAAAAATCCCGGTAATTACCGGGATTTTTCTTTTAACAACATGTTTTTCTAATTGGCATTTGCCGAAAACTCCTTGCTGAAGGAATAGGGAGCATCTGCTGCAGCTATCCCTCTGCTTTTGTTTGGCTGAGCGCTTAGCTCAAACGTTATCTTGGCCCCATCCGTAAGATCTTCATGGCGGAGGTAGTTTTTAGTGTGTTCAGTGCCGTTTACCTTTACGCTGCTGATATAACGCTTATCT
This Olivibacter sp. SDN3 DNA region includes the following protein-coding sequences:
- a CDS encoding RidA family protein; its protein translation is MKTIKYLIILMGLFFTTEVLSQNNNNEMITFENPVTVAAPNGYSHVVKVDLGNAYMLVLSGQVAFDEKGVLIGKDNFAKQTEQVFQNIKNIIETAGGTMDNLVKLGFFVTDISQLQQLRSVRDTFINTEQPPASTLVEVKGLVHKDLLIEIEATAIVPKG